The genomic stretch AACAGTCATTGAACAATTTCACAATACGTCCATCTTGCGATCTGGCAAATTATCAATCAACTGAGTTTGCAGAATCCTGGCCCCAGTTAGTAGCCGTTCCTAACCGGTGTAGCATCATCCTGGTCAATGTCCACGGCCATGGTGCGCGAGGTGACCTGTTAACCCCAAAACCTGCAAATGGGGCCACGCTCAAGCACACCAACTCCCCCTCCCGAATGTGCCGGCTTGTTTCTGCGCTTTGAACTGAAAGCGCTGAAGACTCCATTTTGTGAAACGGGTCAAGTATGTGTTCATGCTCAAGCGGAGGCGGATGCAGCTGCCGCTTGCTGTTGCATTTGGCTCTGATATTGAAGAATCTGTGAACAAGGATCAGAAATAGCCCTAGTCGGTATCTTCATAGATACCCCTCACCTCTGCTCGCATCTTGTCGCTCTTGTCTTGGTTTTCCTTGATTTGTCCCTCAATCCGTTTACTACTCACTCTGTCAGTACAGCCTGAACTGGTGCCTTCCCAGAGTAGATCTCAAGATCGTAATTCTTCAACgcacatctccttctcaataAACTCAAGACGTCCATTGACAGCCATCAGAGCTTCGTTCTTATCTTGCTTCAACAGGACCGGCCCGATGAGCTTGTAGATATTCGAATCGTCATCCAATGAGTTAAACTCCTTCTGGACTCCTTGATTTTCCTGTTGCTGCGACTCGAGCTTCTGGCGAGCTTCGACTAAACTATCCAATTCTAAGGATTATTGCCGTGTCAGTATCGGGCGCATAGTGGTCGCAGTGGTACCGTAGTGGGGGAGTTCCGGTCAAGGGTTCCCTGACATACCAGTCTGTAATTTTTGGAACTCGTCTGAGAGTGcctgcatctgcttctgTGCGTCCGCCATGGTTATTACTGTGAGAAGATTATACAAAGGAGTATATGCTATTCGACAATTGTGGTAGTGGCCGATAAGTTGGTGGGTTTAATTAATGGTTTCCATGGCGGGGACATCAGGCAAAATAAAGAGCGGAAACGGCAGAAAGTGCAGGACGGTAAACATCACTGAAGGCCGCCTTTTGCCATTTCTCCCCTCCAATCATCCCGCCAAGAACTCGGTCGATTGATACCTACTTGTACTCCTCTTGGTCCATTCTCTGGAGTCGAATGGGTCCGGCTTTTGTCTAGTCTTTATCTGTCCTGTTTCGCACCCTACCACCATCCGTTTCCCGCATTCCAACACATTCAGGCATCACCGATTTCATTCCCCGCCTTCgacctcctccctctctccaCACACCGAGACGATCCCCCTACGGGCTCCATTAGCAAACCCGGAGTACGCACGAACAACCCCGAACAATCATGAGTAACACGGACTTCCTGGGGCGGGCGATTGACGccgtcaagaaggccatcGAGCTCGACAATTCGGGCGAGTATGAGAAGGCTTATCAGGGCTACTACTCCGCACTGGAGCTATTCATGCTCGCCCtgaagtgggagaagaatCCCAAGTCCAAGGAAATGATTCGCGCGAAAACGGGCGAATATCTAGATCGCGCAGAGAAACTCAAGACCCACCTTGAAGCAACGGAAAGTCGAAAAAAGCCAAGTGCGGTAGGCGCCAACGGCAAGGTGGCGCAAGGCAGTGGGAAGGGCGAGTACGTATCCCAGTCGTCTCAATCCTGTTTCTATATCGGTGTTGGGTGCTGACATATGCGTGGTTTCAGTAAGAACGAAGACGATAACGAAGACGCTGATTCGAAGAAGCTACGCAGCGCCCTTGCTGGGGCGATCTTGTCGGATAAGCCGAACGTGAAGTGGGAGGATGTAGCAGGTCTCGAGAGCGCTAAGGAGGCATTGAAGGAAGCGGTTATATTACCTATTAAGTTCCCTCATCTGTTTACGGGGAAACGACAGCCATGGAAGGGTATCTTGCTCTATGGGCCTCCCGGTACCGGAAAGTCATATCTTGCCAAAGCCGTGGCGACGGAAGCAAACAGTACATTCTTCAGTGTCAGTAGCAGTGATCTAGTATCCAAGTGGATGGGTGAGAGTGAAAGGTACGGTTTCTAGGCGGACTCAGCGCATGTGTTTCGGGCACTTTCTAACTCATAACAGGCTCGTGAAGCAGCTCTTCAATATGGCCCGAGAGAACAAGCCCGCAATTATCTTCATCGATGAAGTGGATGCTCTCTGTGGTCCTcgtggagagggagaatcAGAGGCATCTCGCCGTATCAAGACGGAGTTGCTGGTCCAGATGGATGGTGTAGGAAAGGATTCGAGAGGTGTTCTAATCCTGGGCGCAACGAATATCCCATGGCAACTAGATGCGGCTATTCGTCGCAGATTCCAGCGCAGAGTCCACATCAGCCTTCCCGACATCAATGCACGAGTGAAAATGTTCATGCTAGCTGTCGGACAGACACCGTGTGAGATGACACAAGCCGATTACAGAACACTTGCGGAGATGAGCGAGGGCTACTCCGGCAGCGATATTAGCATTGCCGTTCAGGATGCACTCATGCAACCGATCCGTAAAATCCAAACGGCCACGCATTACAAGAAGGTAAGACCACATTAATCTATCACTAAGTTGAACTGAATGATGGCTAACTCGTCACTAGGTTTTGGTTGAAGGACAGGAGAAAGTAACACCATGCTCTCCAGGAGATGCAGGTGCAATGGAGATGACATGGACGAGCGTGGAAGCAGATCAGCTGCTGGAGCCCCCGCTCGTTCTGAAAGACTTTATTAAAGCAGTTCGCAACTCTAGACCCACCGTCAGTCAAGAAGACCTCCAGAGGAACTCGGAGTGGACCAAGGAATTTGGCAGCGAAGGCGCTTAGGCCAAATAACAAACCCTTGCCCTCTATCCCTGAAACCATATACCGCTGTGCTGGTTCTTTTTTGCATACTATTCCTCCTCATTATCTCTCTTGGATTGAGCGAATGAGAGATACTCCACGTTTATACATTCTCacttcatcctctctcaAGCGGCTACCGTGCAGGTTCCTATACACGTCCCTCTTATATTCATCCTTCCCACGACCCCGGTGTTAGAAGCGTTACCGTTGTTCGGCAAGGCGAGGCCAGGCGTTACAATTCCGTTTTGAACTAGTTTGGGCTGAGTTCGAGTTTATTCAGTGTTAAATTCATTGTGTTGATTTCATGAGTCATGTGTCTGAAGAATAAAGTCTAATGAACAATGCTTATCTAttacttcctcatctttggCGTCGGAGGCCCGCTTGGCTTATACAAATCTACAATTCTGATTGCTGGCGACTAGATAGCCACTACATACATATCAGAAGACCCAATCGATGATTATCCAAGAGCATGAACTCTTGCAGTTACACAGGACAATCAGATAATAAGATCCAAAGACCACACAATAGCTATATCTCGCAAGCTTCACATTTCTCATTCAATTATCCTGATCATCAAAAACAGCAACCCGTACAGGCTATAAAATATATGCAGAATGTCCAGACAACGGCAAGACAAGCTAACTATAAGTCCTATCCATCCTTTCATCCAATAGTCAAAAACGCCCCCATAAACAGAATCAGTggagtaaaagaaaacctaGAGACCGGTATGAACAGATTGGGGAATCACTTGGAAATAAGTCGTAAACCAAAGAATGACTGGTTATATCGAAACAAACGCAAAAAAACAGAACAGAAGTAGTACGGCAATTACACCAATGCCTTGCTACTCgacgcttctcttctcttcagcaCCTCGTTCTTGGCCCGTTTGAGGCCCTCGCCtattttcttcgtcttttgcCATTGCTGGCCCATACGCTGCATCCGTACAATTGCTTTGACCATGAAGATGCCGGTCTTGAGCTTCTGTCGTGGGCTGCGAAGCATAGCGCGGTCACGGGGCTTGACTCccatctcggagatcatTCTGAGATCGGCTTCGTTACtgcaagggaaagaagttAGTTAGTCAGTAGGCCAATGGAAAATTGAATGGATTTTCACGGACCATGCAACTCGAACCCGCTCTCCGAGCTCCATCAGGCCCTTGCTCCAAGCCAGGTCACGTCGGAACTTCTCCTCCCGCTTCAACCGAGCACGGAGCCAGATGATCTCCTTGCCTAAGCCCAGGATCTCCTTGTCGTGTCTGCTCTTGCTGTCAGATTTGGAGCccgtcttctccgcaagTTGGTTGTGACGTTCTTGGAGAGACTCCAGGTCTTTGATGGCCGCCTCGGCCTTTCGTGCACAGAAGGCGCGCTCCTCTCGGATCCTGCGTACTTGGGCTCTTAGTTCACTCAACCGCGCATCGCGTTCTGATACTTTCAGGGCCAAGGACTCGGCCTCGAGCGTAGACGATCTAAGCAACTCATGCAGATCTCGCTGGTCCTCCTCCCTCATTGCAGCTCGCTCGAGGTCTCggttctttgatttcaatTCTCTTAGCGTGCGATGCGCCTCGGATAGTTGCTTTCGTAAGCTCCGGAGCTCTTCGTGGAGTTTATCAGAAGGTGACGCATGGGGAGAGTGGTCCTCAAATTTCCGCATCATGATGTCGTGCAACTCTCTCTCAAGCTCGGCGATTCTTGATTTGCAGCTTCGGACGGAGGCCTTTTGGTCTGCTTCCCGCTGGAGTAGGGTCTTCTCCCGTTTCCGCGCCTCGTCTAGGTTATGGCGCAGCATTGAGAGATCTGCGTTCGCGGTCGAGTGCTCCTGTTCGCCCAAAGGTTGTTGCTCTAAAAGTGCCTCTAGCTCCTGCACTCGCCTTTCGAGACGCTGATTTTTACTCTTTGCCGAAGTCAGTTCCCTATCTCTAACACCGGAAGTTGCTTGCAGCTTGTCTTGAAGTTGATCGATCTCAACCGCAAGACGATTCTCTTCTATCGTAGCTCTTTCAACTTCAGAGCTGAGCTGCTTTTCGAGAGCCTCCTTCGCTTCCACAAGTGATgacttctcctccctcaaccTCTTGAGCTCGCCTTCGAGACGCAGAGTAGATTTGCGGAGCTCAACCTTTTCTTTATCGAACTTAGTAGTGTCGTCAACCTGATGCTGGGCTTGGTCGAGCTGAGCCTGGAGCTCATCACGCTCAGCCTCGAGGTCAGCAACCGACGTCCGTAGATCATGCAATTCGACATGAGCATTAGCCAGCTGATCGCGAAGTTTTTGCTTCTCAGATATTAAGTTCTGCAGCCTGTTGTCATGATCGCTGGAACCTTTCTGCATTCGTCCCTTGGCATACTCTCGTTCTTCCTCCAAGTTCGCTTGCAATACCAcgacctcatcctccagaGCTTGTACTTTTTCGGTCAGTGCTGCTTCTTCACGCTTGGCAAGGCGAAGTTCTTCTTTAACTGAAAGAAGCTCAGTTCGTTGGTCATCAATAATTTGTCTCTTTGATAAGAGCTCGTCGTTCAACTCCTTCACTTGGCGGCTTAAGACCGCTTCTGAGTTGAAATGCCGCGCTTTCTCACTATCAATAACCTCTTGAAGCTTGCTTTCTTTACCCGTAAGAGTATGTTCAACTTGCTCAAGCTTCTCAATAGTACGCTTGAAGCCAGCCGCTTGGTCTTCGGCTCTGTCCTTCTGAAGTTGCAAAGCTCGCTTGGTGCTTTCCCACCTGTCTTGTTCCAACGCAAATTGACCTTCTTTATCTTCAATCTCATGATTGAGAgcctcgatttcttcctgAAGTCTTTCAATCTCCTCTCTGTATTGGGTGCGGATGGTATCGGCGTTTTCCAGGGCATGCTCTTTCGTATCATTGATGGAGTGTTGGAGCTCTCGTATCCTGGCTTGCGCCTGTGCTAACTCATCCTGTAGACCACCGGATTCATCGGTTAAAGCGTAATGGCGTGTTTGGAGgagctccttttcctctgtCTTACGCTGGATCTCATCGAGTGCTTCCTGCAATTGAGCAGAGAGAGCGTCGCGTTCCTGCTGAGCTATATTTAGTTGATGTCTGGCCAGTGCAGCATCATTATGTAATTTCTGTCCTTCATCGTCCATGCTCTGCTGAGCCCGCCGGTACTGCTCTTCAAGGTGGGCTTCATTCTGGGCTTTCCTTTCAAGCTCCTCTTTCAGTACGCTGTTTTGCTCTTGCAGTGTccgaagctcttcttccaacTTGCTTGATTTTTCTTCTAGTTGGCGAGTCAACCCCTTTGTACTAATGGACTTGTTTGCCATCTCGTCATGTAGCTCTTGCAAattcttctcggcctcctcCTTGTCGCTCTTTGCGCGGCTTTCAGACACCCTTGCCTCTCGGGCTTCAGATTTTGCTTGGTCGAGAGAGTCCTGTAGCTCTTCCATCTGCTCCCTCGCGCGTAAAAGTTCAGATTCGAGTTCAGCGAGTGCTCCATTTTCCTTGCTATCCTTGTCtttcagctcttcaagctcctcatcGCGCTCGTCAATCGTACGCTCCTTCTCCCTGAGAGAGGCTTCCAGGTCCTCGATCTCATCACGGAGTTTTTCAATCTCCTCTGACTGCCTATCCTTCGCATCTCGGAGTTCTTCCTGGAGTTCTCTGACTCGCTGATCTTTTGATTCCAGTTCCTCCCGCATCAGATCCATCTCGCGCTGTGACGTTTCATCCAATTGGCCCCTCCGCAATTTCTCCCGGAGTTCTTGAAATTGCACGCGGTAGGCCTCGAGGTCGCGTTCTGCCTGTTGGAGACTCTTCTTATATCGGGAGATATCTCGTTGCATCGTGAGCTTTGACACCTTCAGCTCGGTGTTTTCTTTGAGTGCTGCTTGATTGTACGACGGGCCTGCTTTCTCCAGCTGCTCTTGCAAATAGTGGATCTTTAATTTCAGACCAAAGTTATCCTTGTCTAGTTTGTCGATTATCTAGAAAGGTCAGTTGCACCGCGTTAACCCTATGGAAAGAATACAAGAAAGCAAGGCTTaccttttcttgttccttcagAGTCATGTTCTGCCCATCGTTCAAGAGGCCATTCCCGCCTCTACCCGACAACCCGGGAAGGGGTGTACTTTGCACACTACTGCTTGCAACCTGCGGTAGTGGTGTTGGTTGGTCGTCGgtttcatcctcctcgtcgaTACCCGTCATATCGTAACTCGGCAGCCCGGGTGTATGGATATTGCTGCGACCTTCCTTCATATAAGCTGGAGTTTTGTGACCGTTCCCCCTCGCCGTGGACATGTTTCGTAAGAAATTATTCTTTGCAGCACTCCGCATCAATGGAGTAAATTCTCCCTTGGGTGGTGCTGCGGTCGGAAGGTGATGCCGGCCGTTCAACGCGTTTCTTGTCGATTTGGAACCGGTGCCTGCACGCGGTGTACTAAGCTTAAATCCGCCGGAGCTTCGTCTTCGATCATCACCGAGCCCTTTTAggaggtcttcatctttcgAGGGTGTCTGGAACGAGTTCTCGACCGAATCGAGCGCCGATAGGTTATGCCGTCCGACGCTGCGAAAGCCATTGGTGAGGTAAGTCGCGTTTCCGTCGACTTCGGTGCGCGGAGTGTCGATGTACGGCACCACCATTGTCAAGGCGGATCACGCGAAAAGTTCGTAAAAGTTGAGGTGTTGGATTGGCTCAATGTTTTTGCCAGCGCGCGATCATCTCTAAATCTTGGCGCGTGTGAAGGGAAGCAACACTAAAATGCAGTAAAGTAGATTAGGATTAGAGTACAAGCCGTGTATGCGGCATTACGAGGACGTGTTTTGGGCGGTGAGGACCCACAACCGTtttcttgttgatatctAGCCGGAAACGGCTTGGTGTTGAAGTCACGGGTGCCGGACCGGGTGATTCGCCGCGTCTCGTTCGGTATGAAGTCATTGCCagtaatttttcttttgatggAGCGAAACTGACTTCTTGCGCCTGCGAACGACTGGTGTGTTGAAATTGCCAACATGGCACCCATGTCAGAGGAAGACCTAGCATGGTTCAGATCCACCTTTCATCCCATCCCGAAACCTGAGCTTCCCGACGATTGTGTGGAGTATTCGCTCTATCATATCTCCTCCGACCCCTCCCCCGCTATCGTCGACGAAGTCGCAGAAACGAGATCGCGCTTGGTGGAAGTACAACGTACTGCAGCGGAACTTACCAAGGACCTTCTCAAAGACTATATCTGGCAGAGAGAAGGGTTCCGCTTGGAGATTACTAAGGAGGATGGTATGTGATTGCGTCTTTTACAAAGTTTTAGCCGAACCCACAGGGCCATGCTGATTGAGCTGTAACTAGGAATCACCTTTCTGCGCGGACGCACCAATTTCGGCGACTCGATTGAAGATGAATGGGTAGTTGTGTATTTGCTGCGCGAGCTTTCGAGAAAGCATAAGGATATCTGGGTTAAGGTCACAGATGGTGATGGGCAGTTTCTTCTCATCGAAGCCGCAGGCGCACTGCCATCATGGCTGGAGCCCGAAGTCGCGGATAACAGAGTAAGAGGAATATTATTTGTGCGTCCATTGTATGGTGCTAATGATGTCTGCAGGTATGGATACACAGTGGTGAACTTGTTATCATCAAGCCGAAGAACCAAAAGGGCAAAGTGACGGAGAAGCTATCTCTTCCAGATTCGAGGAAAATCATCGTCGAGGAACCTGCGCGGCTCATGCGCTCAGCAATGATCCAGGAAGAGGCGTTCTATCGATTGCGCAATTATCCCCAGCAAATCAGCGAAAACCTTCATTCCGCACTGATTAGGATCCCACGCAAGATCGCCTACTTGTTACACCAAAAGCCCGCATATATCTCATCAGCAGTGGAAGCTTTCTATCTAAGGGACCCAATTGCATTACGACCTCTCCGTGCTAAAGAGCCCGACAGTTTCGTCTTTAAGCCTGAGGATTTCGTGACGGTCAGCGTCCGGTTCACTAGAGTTGGTTATGCCCAGCTCAAAAGCCAGGATTTCCCGGTCCCAAAATCATGGACTGGGGCGTTACCTTCTAAGGATGAACAAAAAGCTTATGACAGGGCAGAATTGGGTATGAAGCTTACCTGTGGGTTTGAAATGCTTCTCGCCGACCCACAAAATCAAGATAAGGCTGTCGTGAGGGAGATAAAAATTGTTCtggaggatattgaaagCGGAGATGAGAGCCTGCCTACCGATGAGGAAATTTCTACTTGGGATAAaacagaggatgacgaaAAGTGGCTGGACATCAGTTTTGATGATCTCGATAGGGAACtcaaggggaaaggaaaggagaaggacGATGGAAAGCTCCCCAAAGGCAGTTTTGGCGACGCCAACGCCCAAGAGAATCTTCAGCGTATCGTTGCACGCTTTGAAGAGTTTCTGAATAACGATTCAGCCGGTCTCGATGGGGCCGACTTTTTGGACGATTATGACTCTGATTCCGACGacggtgacgatgaagatgacgatgaagtgAGCAGTGACGGAGAGGACAAGGAGGCATCctttgatgaagaggagttcTCGAAGATGATGCAAGAAATGATGGGAATGCCATCAGCATCTGGTCCCAAGGGCCCGTCTCGGCCATCGATGCCACGCAATCGAGTGGAAGAACTAGATGATGAATCTGAAGATGATACTGAACAGATACAAGAGCTATCACGGCAGATGGAAGCCGAACTGAGAGGCACGGGTGTACTTAATTTAAACCGCCCGAATAGATCATCTGCAGGTAAGCAAGCATTGTCTGAAGGGAAGTCGGGCGAGGACCATGACGAAGGTGAAGGGGAAATGCCCGACCTTGAGGATGGGGATATCGACATAAATCTCGCAAAAAACCTGCTGGAAGCCCTTCAGAGTCAGGCGGGCGGTGCAGGGCCCGCACGGAATATGTTGTCTATGTTAAACTTGCCTATACCGAAGGATGATCGTGGACGGTGATGGCTATCAGCTCAGCTACGAAACTCATCTCACACAGATAGTCTTTAGCTTCACCCGAGGAACACGATGCTTCCTCCAGGCGACAGTGCGACTGATCAACAGCTCGAATTCTGTCATAAAACACACTGCCTGGTCTGGTAATTAGGAACGTCCATGTTTGAAGGCCTTTTAGTTCCACGTTCTAGTGGATCACCTCTCGGCCGCTTCGGGGGTCTTAGATGCGCAGGGCGTCACTCACCAATATTTGACCGTGGTGCATGCTGTTGGGGCACTTGGCTCCGAGGTGTATGCATTAGGCTCTCTGCGGCCGCGGCGAGGTTGGATAGAACCCTAGAGGGCGTCGTCTTATTATAGGTATATACTGATAGATATATACAACTCAAGATACAAAAGACACAATGATACTTAGGTTGCGATATCCCAAGCAGGGCATCTGCATTCGGGTTATTGCCATTCGTTGATTCAAGtagaacaatatatatatatatatatattatattgcTTCGTGGGGTCATTAGTACGAATGGCAGTTTGATATCGTCCAAACAGGTGGTTAAGTGGAACATATGTCCAACATATAATGTTCCACGGTACTGTACATTTGAAATATaggcatatatatatagaggGACCACGACTCCAAAAATTACCCTAGGATCCCTACCATCCACCAACCGCATACCCCGACCCCTACCGAAAAGGAATGAAATAAAGAAATCTAGGAAGGGTTACAactcccccccccccccaaaacaaTAGACTTTAGTATTTCACGGTACTGGTAGAtattttctggttggttGACCCGAACAGGCCTTCCCAGGTACCACTAGGGCTCACCTATCATGTGATATCATCGTGAAGGCCTCTTTCAGTGTTTACTACTCTAGCGATGTGCTGCCATTACTGCTGCAAATTTCATGCCTACTGAGAAGTAAATGAATGATAAtcgagagaaagaaagcaatctACGAATGAAGACTGCGTGGCGTTTGCCTTATATAGGATAAGCCAGAGCATCAATAGGATGGGGCGACCAATAGTGATGGCATGAAAGAACAGTCAGTCCTGCGAGAGGTTAAGAGACAATGATGAAAGTAATATTCTTGGGCAGGCAAGCAGTCTGTCTCAcatttgacttcttccttaCCATTTACTTGATTAGGTGCTTTGCAGACATTTATACATTGCTTTATGTATTATTCTAGTAAGTAGTTCATAACAACACCAGTCagtgtggccgagtggttaaggcgATAGACTAGAAATCTATTGGGTTCGCCCGCACAGGTTCAAATCCTGTCGCTGACGtatcttttttgtttttttttcttcttcgcttctGAAGACCCTTTTTAAAAGCGTGGCGGAAGCTAAGTATTGAGTACTTCGTAGTATGGTGGGGCTCGTTTGTAACATGTCCTCGGGGAACGTTCGGACCATGTACAGCTTGCTTCGGGAGGCATATAGTATTTTACATTATTCGTTGTTTTTTCGTTTTTCGCCAGTAAGATAGACAGATCGCCTGTCAGTGATACATTCTCATAATCCACATTAGGCCTTTCCGAATGTCCATAGAGATCACGGGCAGGGTTATTCAGGCACCGCCGAACCACGTTCCGCCACCTTATAACCCTGGAACAACACCCACTAGTCAATCGGATTGCAGAGCAGAATTCAATAGCCCTAAGGAGCTCCCTTTCGAAAATGTGTGGTCGGAGGTTACAGCCGGATCCGGGAAGTGTTGGGTTTGCAGATCTACACAGTACTAATGTTGATGTCTCAACTTTTTGTGGAGTTCAGtccctttttctgttctcaATCGTGTCACGGGGAAATCACCAGCCATAGCATCACGTGGAGCTTATCTTATCGACGCCTGATATGTAATGGGGTACTTCCCCtcattccttctttcccctctcctctACCAGACACAAACACAGACGGAACCAGACAGTGTGCTTCACTGCTGGATCTATCTGTCTCCCCTCAGAATAAACTGACTCAAAACGGGCTTGATATCTGTTCATAAGTAGTGTTGATCTTCTGTGCCTTCTCACGAGATAAGCGGCACGCAGCGGTGTCTATCCGGGTGGAGCAAGGTGTCTGATAGTATCAGAAGATCTGTCACAGAAAACTGGCTTTTCTAAAGGACAAGGACGCTTGGCTTGCTTTACAGTAAATTCCTTTCGCCTTTTGCCCGTGATCCTGGAGGTTTCGAGAACATGGCAACCCCCGCCCATTGCTATTACTGCTTTGAGTGCCTCG from Aspergillus oryzae RIB40 DNA, chromosome 1 encodes the following:
- a CDS encoding tubulin-binding prefolding complex subunit YKE2 (predicted protein) encodes the protein MADAQKQMQALSDEFQKLQTELDSLVEARQKLESQQQENQGVQKEFNSLDDDSNIYKLIGPVLLKQDKNEALMAVNGRLEFIEKEIKRIEGQIKENQDKSDKMRAEILQYQSQMQQQAAAASASA
- a CDS encoding AAA family ATPase VPS4 (AAA+-type ATPase), which gives rise to MSNTDFLGRAIDAVKKAIELDNSGEYEKAYQGYYSALELFMLALKWEKNPKSKEMIRAKTGEYLDRAEKLKTHLEATESRKKPSAVGANGKVAQGSGKGEYVSQSSQSCFYIGVGKNEDDNEDADSKKLRSALAGAILSDKPNVKWEDVAGLESAKEALKEAVILPIKFPHLFTGKRQPWKGILLYGPPGTGKSYLAKAVATEANSTFFSVSSSDLVSKWMGESERLVKQLFNMARENKPAIIFIDEVDALCGPRGEGESEASRRIKTELLVQMDGVGKDSRGVLILGATNIPWQLDAAIRRRFQRRVHISLPDINARVKMFMLAVGQTPCEMTQADYRTLAEMSEGYSGSDISIAVQDALMQPIRKIQTATHYKKVLVEGQEKVTPCSPGDAGAMEMTWTSVEADQLLEPPLVLKDFIKAVRNSRPTVSQEDLQRNSEWTKEFGSEGA
- a CDS encoding putative spindle-pole body protein (Pcp1) (dystonin, GAS (Growth-arrest-specific protein), and related proteins): MVVPYIDTPRTEVDGNATYLTNGFRSVGRHNLSALDSVENSFQTPSKDEDLLKGLGDDRRRSSGGFKLSTPRAGTGSKSTRNALNGRHHLPTAAPPKGEFTPLMRSAAKNNFLRNMSTARGNGHKTPAYMKEGRSNIHTPGLPSYDMTGIDEEDETDDQPTPLPQVASSSVQSTPLPGLSGRGGNGLLNDGQNMTLKEQEKIIDKLDKDNFGLKLKIHYLQEQLEKAGPSYNQAALKENTELKVSKLTMQRDISRYKKSLQQAERDLEAYRVQFQELREKLRRGQLDETSQREMDLMREELESKDQRVRELQEELRDAKDRQSEEIEKLRDEIEDLEASLREKERTIDERDEELEELKDKDSKENGALAELESELLRAREQMEELQDSLDQAKSEAREARVSESRAKSDKEEAEKNLQELHDEMANKSISTKGLTRQLEEKSSKLEEELRTLQEQNSVLKEELERKAQNEAHLEEQYRRAQQSMDDEGQKLHNDAALARHQLNIAQQERDALSAQLQEALDEIQRKTEEKELLQTRHYALTDESGGLQDELAQAQARIRELQHSINDTKEHALENADTIRTQYREEIERLQEEIEALNHEIEDKEGQFALEQDRWESTKRALQLQKDRAEDQAAGFKRTIEKLEQVEHTLTGKESKLQEVIDSEKARHFNSEAVLSRQVKELNDELLSKRQIIDDQRTELLSVKEELRLAKREEAALTEKVQALEDEVVVLQANLEEEREYAKGRMQKGSSDHDNRLQNLISEKQKLRDQLANAHVELHDLRTSVADLEAERDELQAQLDQAQHQVDDTTKFDKEKVELRKSTLRLEGELKRLREEKSSLVEAKEALEKQLSSEVERATIEENRLAVEIDQLQDKLQATSGVRDRELTSAKSKNQRLERRVQELEALLEQQPLGEQEHSTANADLSMLRHNLDEARKREKTLLQREADQKASVRSCKSRIAELERELHDIMMRKFEDHSPHASPSDKLHEELRSLRKQLSEAHRTLRELKSKNRDLERAAMREEDQRDLHELLRSSTLEAESLALKVSERDARLSELRAQVRRIREERAFCARKAEAAIKDLESLQERHNQLAEKTGSKSDSKSRHDKEILGLGKEIIWLRARLKREEKFRRDLAWSKGLMELGERVRVACNEADLRMISEMGVKPRDRAMLRSPRQKLKTGIFMVKAIVRMQRMGQQWQKTKKIGEGLKRAKNEVLKRREASSSKALV
- a CDS encoding putative regulatory factor Sgt1 (MADS box transcription factor) — protein: MAPMSEEDLAWFRSTFHPIPKPELPDDCVEYSLYHISSDPSPAIVDEVAETRSRLVEVQRTAAELTKDLLKDYIWQREGFRLEITKEDGITFLRGRTNFGDSIEDEWVVVYLLRELSRKHKDIWVKVTDGDGQFLLIEAAGALPSWLEPEVADNRVWIHSGELVIIKPKNQKGKVTEKLSLPDSRKIIVEEPARLMRSAMIQEEAFYRLRNYPQQISENLHSALIRIPRKIAYLLHQKPAYISSAVEAFYLRDPIALRPLRAKEPDSFVFKPEDFVTVSVRFTRVGYAQLKSQDFPVPKSWTGALPSKDEQKAYDRAELGMKLTCGFEMLLADPQNQDKAVVREIKIVLEDIESGDESLPTDEEISTWDKTEDDEKWLDISFDDLDRELKGKGKEKDDGKLPKGSFGDANAQENLQRIVARFEEFLNNDSAGLDGADFLDDYDSDSDDGDDEDDDEVSSDGEDKEASFDEEEFSKMMQEMMGMPSASGPKGPSRPSMPRNRVEELDDESEDDTEQIQELSRQMEAELRGTGVLNLNRPNRSSAGKQALSEGKSGEDHDEGEGEMPDLEDGDIDINLAKNLLEALQSQAGGAGPARNMLSMLNLPIPKDDRGR